The genomic stretch CTCCCACCAGTTAGGACATCAAGAGCAATGCGGACACGGGGGAGAAGGGTGCTCCCACTAGGACGAGAGCCCTTGCGGGTGGCGGTTCTAAGCGGCAAGGGGGGCGCCGGCAAGACCAGTTTTTCCTCCGCCATGGCGCTCTCCCACCCGCTGGGCCGTCCCGTGGCGACCATAGACTGCGACGTGGAGGAGCCCAACCTGGCGCTGTTGCTCCAGGAGCCCCAGACAATCAACGACGCCCCCGAGGAGCCCATGGCGGCTACCATCCCCTTTCCCACGGTGGACCCGGAAAGATGCTCCCGATGCGGCGTCTGCTCCAAAACCTGTAATTTCGGAGGGGTCTTCTGCTTTGGAGGATCACTTCCCACCTTCAACCACCTATGCCACGGCTGCGGCGCCTGCGTCATCGCCTGTCCCAACGGGGCGCTGCGGGAGACCGAACGGCAGCTGGGAATCATACGACGGGGCAGGATCGCGAAAGGCAGGGGTACGCTCATCGAAGGGCGCCTCACGGTTGGGATGCCCAATCCAGTCCCGGTGATAGACCTCACGTTGAAAGTCGGGCTCTTCGAAGGCCTGGATTCGGTGATAGACGCTCCTCCCGGGGTATCCTGTCCCACCGTGGCGGTTTTAAGACATGCCAACGCGGTGATACTGATAATGGAGAACACCCCCTTCGGCAGGGCGGACGGCCAGGCGGCGGCCCAGCTCATCAGGGACCTTGGGAAACCGGGGGCCCTTGTAATAAACCGCTCGGGCATCATCGACGAGGAACCGCTGGAAGGCATCCTGGCAGAGCTTCCCCTCATAGCCACGCTGCCGTTCTCACGGGATGTGGCGGCGGGTTCCGCCAGGGGCATCCCGCCGGCCGCCTTAGACCGCCGCTGGGCCCAAGCGGCCAGGTCCGCCTGGGATTGGGCTATGGGGGTGTTCAGGTGAAGCCGAAGGAGGTAGCGGTTCTAAGCGGCAAGGGGGGAACCGGCAAGATCACCGTCACCGCGGCGCTGGCAAAGGCCCTAAGGGGAATGTGCGTCATATGCGACGCCGACGTGGACGTGCCAGACCTATGGATACTGCTCAAACCGGCCATAAAAGCCGAAGAGCCCTTCATGGGGGGCAAAAAGGCCTTCATCAAAAGCCCCCCTGCGACGACTGCGGGATTTGCGCTTCCCATTGCCGCTTTGATGGGATCCTCGTCGATAACGGCAGGGTAAAGATCGACCACATGAGATGCAATGGCTGCGGGGTCTGCTCCATAGTGTGCCCCAAGGGGGCGGTGGAACTACTGCCATCCGAACAGGGGCTGATCTTCGAGAGCGAAACCGACCTGGCCCCCATGTTCCACGCCAGGCTGAAGCCAGGGGTGGAGAACTCCGGAAGGCTTGTGCAGGCCATAAGGGACAGGGCCAGGATCTCTGGCAGGGAGCTGGGGAAGGATTGGATATTAATATTAATCGACGGCCCACCGGGCATAGCCTGCCCCGCCATATCCGCCCTTACGGGAGCCTCCATGGGGTTGATCGTGGCGAAACCCTCCATGAGCGGCGTCCACGACCTAAGGCGCATCCTTGAGACCGCAAGGCAGCTCAGGGTCCCCTGCGCGGCGGTCATAAATCGATGGGACCTCTCAAAAGAAGGTTCCATGGACATACGACGGGTATGCCAAGAGGCCGGCTGCCCTATCCTTGGGGAGATACCCTTTATGCCCCAGGTGGTCAAAGACCTGGCCATGGGCAGGATACCCGCCATCCAAGAGGATGTCATGGAAAGGATGCTCTTGGGGATTCACCACATGGCCAACGGGCTTTGATTCAAAAAGGGCGATAAGCATGACAAAATACCCCGGCGGATGCGATTTACCCATGTCCGCCGGGGCGTTTTTAAGGAAACCACTCATCCTGCCCTCTGTTGAATCCCCGCTTCCTCCTACCATCTGGGCCTACGCTTTTACTAGCACTCCACCCGGAACACGCTGTCTATTATGGTGCCGTCCCGGTACTCCACAAGGGCCACCACCCGGGAACCGTCAACCTCAACCTCCTCGGGCACGCCGGTCAGGGCCTCCACCTCCTCCTTCAGCTCCCTTATGTCCTTCACCTCAAGACCCGCTCTCCTGCACCTCTCCTCCAGGTCCTTCCTCCTCGGGTTCACGCACACCCCACGCTCCGTCACCACCACGTCCACCGTCTCCCCGGGGGTCACCACGCTGCCAGCCCTATCCCTCACCGACGGCACCCCTCCCCTAAACGACGGCAGCACCACCACCGACAGCTTCGATCCCGCCGCCGTGTCGCAGTGCCCTCCAGACGCTCCTCTCAACACTCCATCGTGGCCCGTAAGCACGTTCACGTTAAACTCCACGTCCACCTCCAGCGCCGCCAACACCACCACGTCCAAACCGTGCACCACGCACCCACGGTTCAGCGGGTTCGCGTACCACGACTGGTCTATCTCCACGTGGCTTGAGTTCCTCAGCAGCGAACCCGTCACCGACGCGTCAAAACTCTGCACGTCGTACAAAACCTTGAACAAACCCTCCTCCAGCATCGACGCCATGTAACCCGTCACGCCTCCGCAACCGAAGCTGCCTACTATACCCTTCTCCCTCATGTAATCCCTCACGTAACGGGCCACCGCAAGGCTCGCCCCTCCAGCTCCAACCTGAAACGAAAAACCCTCCTCCAAAAGCCCAGACGCCAATATCACACGAAAGGCGTCACGGGCTATCTTCAAGTCCACCGGATTTCGGGTTATCCTCGCCGCACCCGTGGCTATCTTCCTGGGATCTCCAAGGCTATCCACCACAAGCACCTGGTCCACAAGATATTGGGGCACCGATATATGCCCCAACGGCTCCTCCGAAAGCTGGTCCGTCACCGCCACCACGTGCCCGGCGTAACGGGCGTCCAGCTGGGCGTATCCCAGCGAACCGCACGCAGACTTCCCCATCACGCCGGTGAAGTTCCCTGATCGGTCGCAAAGGGGGGCCCCAAGAAACGCCACGTCTATCGATATGCTGCCCTCCTCCACCGCCCGAGCCCTGCCTCCGTGGCTGTGGATCAACACCGGAACTTCCACCTCGCCTCGGCTTATGGCCCTGCCAACCTCACCCCTCACTCCGGAGGTGTGGATCTTCCTCACCACTCCTTCCCTCACGTACCTCGCCACTTCGTCGTGGGCATCGGTGAGAGAACTGGGCGCCAGCACCAGATCCCTTATCCCCATCTCCCGGCAGGCCTCCAGAACGGGGCACAGTATCCGGTCGCCATTCCTCAAGTGATGGTGGAACGACACCGTCATGCCGCTCTCAAGGCCGCTCCTCCTTATGGCCTCCTTAAGATCCCAGGTGACCTTCTCCCGAACCTTGCCAAAACCCCTAAGAGGCGGACAACGCCTCTGCCTCTCCTCACCAACGCAGCCCCAGGGGCCCTCGTAGGGCCTCAGCTTCCCTATCCCTTGCGCCTCCTCGGGCACCAGCCGGCCTATGGAGTTCCTCATAAGCTTCATATGGAACCCTCCCGCATCTCCCAGAGCCTAAGGGTGTTCATGGCGCGCCTTACCACCGGAGCGTCCACCATCCGGCCGCCCACAGACACCACTCCCTTCCCCTCCGCCTCCGCCGCCCGGGCGGCCTCCACTATCCTCTCAGCACGCCTTACCTCTTCCTCCTCCGGCACGAAGGCCCGGTGAATCCACTCTATCTGGCTGGGGTGGATCGCCGCCTTCCCAGTGAAACCAAGACCCACAACCCTACGGGTCTCCTCTAAAAGTCCCTCATGGTCCTCCACGTCGGCGTACACCGTGTCGAACGCCTCTATCCCCAAACTCCGAGCCGCCATGGCCACATGGGAACGGGCCACGAAAAGCTCCCATCCCTCCTTGCTCTTGGTCACCCCCATGTCCGCCGTGAGGTCCTGGCCGCCCAGCGTCAAGGCCGTCACCCTGGGGCAGCTCATGCCTATCTCCCGGGCCCTCAACACACCTTCCGCGGTCTCCAGCATGGCGTGGATCTTCACGGTCCCCACCTCCAAACCGTGCTCCTCCTCTATGGCCCCCATCAGACGGTCCGCCAAAAGCACGTCCTCCGGGCCAGAACACTTGGGAAGCCTCACCGCGTGAGGACTTAAGGGCAACACCGCCCTTAGGTCCTCCTCGAAGAACTCCGTGTCCGCTCCGTTCACCCTCACAGTCACCACCAGATCCCCGAAGTCCAGGGCCCTTAAAAACTCCACCACCAGATCCCTGGCGGCGTCCTTCTCCGAAAGGGCCACCGCGTCCTCCAGGTCCAGCAGCACGCTGTCCGCCCCAAACCGGGCGCAGTGCTGCAGCATTCCAGGACTGTTGCCGGGCACGTAAAGCATGGACCTAACGGGCCTCATGGGAAGCTCCCCCCAAAACCGCCCGCCTTACGGCGGTCCTAAGCCGGGCCCGAAGGGTGCACATGAGGGCCCCCTGGTCCTGTATCTCCACCGCGGCGCACACCCCAGCCTCCCTTAGGGCCTCCTCCGCCATGCGGCGGGTCCTCTCGGGATAAAGCCTGGCGCACACCCCCCTTAAAACCACCCGAACCTCCTCGGAGGGATACACCCTCACCAGGCAGTCCGACGACTCCAACGTACCGGCGCTGGACTCAAATACCACAACCAAAACACAACACC from Thermanaerothrix sp. encodes the following:
- a CDS encoding 4Fe-4S binding protein, coding for MAVLSGKGGAGKTSFSSAMALSHPLGRPVATIDCDVEEPNLALLLQEPQTINDAPEEPMAATIPFPTVDPERCSRCGVCSKTCNFGGVFCFGGSLPTFNHLCHGCGACVIACPNGALRETERQLGIIRRGRIAKGRGTLIEGRLTVGMPNPVPVIDLTLKVGLFEGLDSVIDAPPGVSCPTVAVLRHANAVILIMENTPFGRADGQAAAQLIRDLGKPGALVINRSGIIDEEPLEGILAELPLIATLPFSRDVAAGSARGIPPAALDRRWAQAARSAWDWAMGVFR
- a CDS encoding P-loop NTPase → MKPKEVAVLSGKGGTGKITVTAALAKALRGMCVICDADVDVPDLWILLKPAIKAEEPFMGGKKAFIKSPPATTAGFALPIAALMGSSSITAG
- the citF gene encoding citrate lyase subunit alpha — encoded protein: MKLMRNSIGRLVPEEAQGIGKLRPYEGPWGCVGEERQRRCPPLRGFGKVREKVTWDLKEAIRRSGLESGMTVSFHHHLRNGDRILCPVLEACREMGIRDLVLAPSSLTDAHDEVARYVREGVVRKIHTSGVRGEVGRAISRGEVEVPVLIHSHGGRARAVEEGSISIDVAFLGAPLCDRSGNFTGVMGKSACGSLGYAQLDARYAGHVVAVTDQLSEEPLGHISVPQYLVDQVLVVDSLGDPRKIATGAARITRNPVDLKIARDAFRVILASGLLEEGFSFQVGAGGASLAVARYVRDYMREKGIVGSFGCGGVTGYMASMLEEGLFKVLYDVQSFDASVTGSLLRNSSHVEIDQSWYANPLNRGCVVHGLDVVVLAALEVDVEFNVNVLTGHDGVLRGASGGHCDTAAGSKLSVVVLPSFRGGVPSVRDRAGSVVTPGETVDVVVTERGVCVNPRRKDLEERCRRAGLEVKDIRELKEEVEALTGVPEEVEVDGSRVVALVEYRDGTIIDSVFRVEC
- a CDS encoding CoA ester lyase is translated as MRPVRSMLYVPGNSPGMLQHCARFGADSVLLDLEDAVALSEKDAARDLVVEFLRALDFGDLVVTVRVNGADTEFFEEDLRAVLPLSPHAVRLPKCSGPEDVLLADRLMGAIEEEHGLEVGTVKIHAMLETAEGVLRAREIGMSCPRVTALTLGGQDLTADMGVTKSKEGWELFVARSHVAMAARSLGIEAFDTVYADVEDHEGLLEETRRVVGLGFTGKAAIHPSQIEWIHRAFVPEEEEVRRAERIVEAARAAEAEGKGVVSVGGRMVDAPVVRRAMNTLRLWEMREGSI
- a CDS encoding citrate lyase acyl carrier protein; translation: MVFESSAGTLESSDCLVRVYPSEEVRVVLRGVCARLYPERTRRMAEEALREAGVCAAVEIQDQGALMCTLRARLRTAVRRAVLGGASHEAR